The Podospora pseudopauciseta strain CBS 411.78 chromosome 2 map unlocalized CBS411.78m_2, whole genome shotgun sequence genome has a window encoding:
- the FAT1_1 gene encoding long-chain fatty acid transporter fat1 (COG:I; EggNog:ENOG503NU8V): MASLALTAAGVAAGSAYLNARLSLSHDLLFARIAGSSVINIIKAVRSGKINFFYVLEKQALDTSSANRPFMLFEGRSWTYKETYDNVLQWGTWLREVKGVKKGDVVVLNYQNSATFMILWFSIWSVGAKPAFINYNLRDQALTHCLKESTARLALVDPHVADALTDDVRKKMAGMEFIVTGDDVQREVQRVRGTRGDDELRKEDDYVAMAILIYTSGTTGMPKPAVVSWAKIFTAIGLCSKGTGMKKDDVFYTCMPLYHSSASCLGVCSVLFTGATLSIGRKFSTKTFWKEVRETKSTIIQYVGETCRYLTVAPPEIDPVTGENLDKKHHVRVAFGNGLRPDVWDKFKERFAIDTIYEFYAATEGALGLWNLSRNAFGKGAIGRYGALSTLFLGLRSAIVKIDDETEEPWRDPQTGFCQRVKSGDVGEFLVSLPADDVNKRFQGYFGNQKATNSKIMRDVFKKGDAWFRSGDVLRWDSDGMIFFSDRIGDTFRWKSENVSTAEVSQAMGLHPNVLESNVYGVQLPNHDGRAGCAAIAFDSPNPSRELMASLAKHAREKLPRYAVPLFLRVVKGVGEQTTGTNKQQKHHLRQQSVNPSKVQGDALFWLKGDTYEPFGETQWKELEGGRVKL; the protein is encoded by the exons ATGGCCTCTCTCGCTCTCACCGCGGCAGGTGTGGCGGCAGGCTCGGCCTACCTCAACGCCCGTCTCTCGCTCTCCCACGATCTCCTTTTTGCCCGCATTGCCGGTTCATccgtcatcaacatcatcaaggccGTCCGGTCCGGAAAGATCAACTTTTTCTACGTTCTCGAGAAGCAGGCACTCGACACCTCGTCTGCCAACCGCCCGTTCATGCTCTTTGAAGGCCGATCGTGGACTTACAAGGAGACATATGACAATGTTTTGCAGTGGGGCACCTGGCTTCGGGAGGTGAAGGGAGTCAAGAAGGGGGATGTTGTCGTCTTGAACTACCAGAACTCGGCCACGTTCATGATTCTGTGGTTTTCCATCTGGAGTGTCGGGGCGAAGCCGGCTTTCATCAACTACAACCTGCGAGATCAGGCTTTGACACATTGCTTGAAGGAGAGTACAGCAAGGCTGGCGTTGGTTGATCCTCATGTGGCTGATGCGCTGACGGACGATGTAAGAAAGAAGATGGCGGGCATGGAGTTTATCGTTACGGGAGATGATGTTCAACGGGAGGTTCAGAGGGTACGGGGGACGAGAGGCGATGATGAGCTGAGGAAGGAAGACGACTATGTCGCCATGGCTATCTTGATCTACACCAGTGGGACGACAGGCATGCCCAAGCCTGCTGTGGTCAGTTGGGCCAAGATCTTTACCGCCATCGGCCTGTGTTCCAAGGGTActgggatgaagaaggacGACGTCTTCTACACG TGCATGCCTCTCTATCACAGCTCTGCCTCGTGTCTGGGTGTCTGCAGCGTCTTGTTTACTGGAGCAACGCTCTCCATCGGCAGGAAGTTTTCTACAAAGACGTTCTGGAAAGAGGTGCGCGAGACCAAGTCTACCATTATCCAGTATGTGGGCGAGACATGCCGATACCTGACGGTTGCTCCACCGGAGATCGACCCCGTTACTGGAGAGAACCTGGACAAGAAGCACCATGTCCGAGTCGCCTTCGGTAACGGACTTCGGCCAGATGTCTGGGATAAGTTCAAGGAGAGGTTTGCTATAGAT ACAATTTATGAGTTTTATGCGGCAACTGAAGGAGCGCTAGGGCTTTGGAACCTGAGCCGTAATGCGTTTGGCAAAGGCGCCATCGGCCGATATGGTGCCCTTTCCACGCTCTTCCTCGGGCTTCGTTCAGCCATTGTCAAGATTGACGATGAGACAGAGGAGCCCTGGCGAGATCCCCAGACTGGATTCTGCCAGCGCGTGAAGAGCGGCGATGTGGGCGAGTTCTTGGTCAGCTTGCCTGCTGACGACGTCAACAAGAGATTCCAGGGGTATTTTGGCAACCAGAAGGCGACAAACTCCAAAATCATGAGGGACGTCTTTAAAAAGGGGGACGCATG GTTTCGGTCTGGAGACGTGCTCCGCTGGGACTCGGATGGCatgatcttcttctccgacCGTATCGGCGATACTTTCCGTTGGAAGAGTGAAAATGTGTCCACCGCCGAGGTATCACAGGCGATGGGACTTCATCCCAATGTTCTGGAATCCAACGTCTACGGTGTCCAACTACCGAACCACGACGGTCGAGCAGGCTGTGCAGCCATTGCCTTTGACAGTCCAAATCCGAGCCGTGAGCTGATGGCTAGCTTGGCCAAACATGCGCGGGAAAAGCTACCCCGTTATGCGGTGCCTCTGTTCCTGAGAGTGGTCAAGGGCGTTGGTGAGCAGACAACAGGCACGAATAAGCAACAGAAGCATCATTTAAGGCAACAGAGTGTCAACCCGAGCAAGGTTCAGGGCGATGCTCTCTTTTGGTTGAAGGGGGACACATATGAGCCATTTGGGGAGACACAGTGGAAGGAACTGGAGGGTGGAAGGGTGAAGCTGTAA
- a CDS encoding uncharacterized protein (COG:S; EggNog:ENOG503PCN0), protein MAIDLGYGKHVWQIPFGNLNDMFLIGQITVTLAICSQAWSKTSFAISLLMIHDGIHGKTRVFIWFAIVSMNMLFGVSAMLFWVGCTPLEKAWHPFMRGTCWSPNVVITYGIFASAYSGVMDLVLAIIPWKIIMNLQMQTREKIGVALAMSMGVLRRGHTRDMG, encoded by the exons ATGGCCATCGACCTCGGCTACGGCAAGCACGTCTGGCAAATCCCCTTTGGAAACCTCAACGACATGTTCCTCATCGGGCAGATCACCGTCACACTCGCCATCTGCAGCCAAGCCTGGTCCAAGACCTCGTTTGCCATCTCGCTTCTCATGATCCACGATGGCATACACGGCAAGACCAGAGTGTTTATCTGGTTTGCCATTGTGAGCATGAACATGCTGTTTGGCGTGTCGGCCATGCTGTTTTGGGTTGGGTGCACGCCGCTGGAGAAGGCGTGGCATCCGTTCATGAGAGGGACTTGTTGGAGCCCGAATGTGGTTATCACTTATGGAATCTTTGCTAGTG CTTACTCTGGTGTGATGGATCTGGTTCTGGCTATTATTCCCTGGAAGATTATCATGAACTTGCAGATGCAGACAAGAGAGAAGATTGGCGTGGCGTTGGCGATGAGTATGGGTGTTTT ACGACGGGGTCACACTCGTGATATGGGGTAA
- a CDS encoding uncharacterized protein (EggNog:ENOG503P45X) translates to MTFFEHCDLDQRFTLSKSSWTPRGQYALVFDFDQRRAIKLYMNEDTSDEDAVFKIMAKFVDSGAIGSDSVWIQVSPDGNELIDQGSEVEEDYTMIPCYWTRDQFPPTLPSVRRSDLVELDRLGLQVDRVAYDIPEGHTKEATFKYLVYENNIGAFWEEVNCIIGMHSRGTHPNIVSFDRLVTETVKGVEKIVGFTTEFIPGGTLDDSKTRLFKLKYLHQLIETVDFLNLELGVVHGDVLSWNLLIDERTDNILLFDFNSAFPLGEKPEISDVDLVVVAMFDVITRSLGNVFDGESPYEIDGVQLLAADLWEKDPEVNLDADVFEFLRVLKAWVERRKAAEEDPETEEVTRNPVEWPELPDPPLVDCSGVMEPRESEMRQRLIMAGQPYMAWQRPSSHDLSLPENKGKVLLATGEFV, encoded by the exons ATGACCTTCTTCGAGCATTGCGATCTAGACCAGCGGTTCACTTTGAGCAAGTCCAGCTGGACACCGAGAGGCCAATATGCCTTGGTTTTTGACTTTGACCAGCGGCGCGCTATCAAATTATACATGAACGAGGATACCAGTGATGAGGATGCCGTATTCAAAATCATGGCGAAATTTGTCGACAGTGGAGCCATAGGATCGGATTCGGTCTGGATCCAGGTCAGCCCTGACGGCAATGAACTCATCGATCAAGGTTCCGAAGTCGAAGAGGATTATACCATGATTCCGTGCTATTGGACAAGGGACCAGTTCCCCCCGACCCTACCCTCAGTCCGCCGTTCCGACCTTGTTGAGCTGGACCGACTCGGACTTCAGGTCGACCGCGTAGCCTACGATATCCCCGAAGGTCATACGAAAGAGGCGACTTTCAAGTATCTTGTCTATGAAAACAACATTGGGGCCTTTTGGGAGGAAGTCAACTGCATCATTGGCATGCACTCTCGCGGTACTCACCCGAACATTGTGTCGTTTGATCGCCTCGTCACCGAGACAGTCAAGGGTGTTGAGAAGATCGTTGGTTTTACCACCGAATTCATACCAGGTGGCACTCTCGACGATTCCAAGACACGGCTATTCAAATTGAAATACTTGCACCAGTTGATAGAG ACAGTCGACTTCTTGAATCTTGAATTGGGGGTGGTCCACGGCGATGTCTTGTCATGGAACCTCCTCATTGACGAGAGAACTGATAACATTTTGCTCTTCGACTTCAACTCAGCGTTTCCTCTTGGCGAGAAGCCAGAAATCAGCGATGTTGACCTCGTCGTTGTTGCCATGTTCGACGTTATCACACGGAGTCTCGGCAACGTATTCGACGGTGAGAGCCCGTATGAGATAGATGGAGTCCAACTTCTAGCTGCCGATCTCTGGGAAAAGGACCCAGAAGTGAATCTCGACGCTGATGTCTTCGAGTTTCTCCGGGTCCTCAAGGCATGGGTCGAACGCCGTAaagctgccgaggaggatccgGAGACAGAAGAGGTGACCCGAAACCCTGTTGAATGGCCGGAACTGCCCGACCCCCCATTGGTTGACTGTTCTGGTGTCATGGAACCGAGAGAGTCTGAGATGCGGCAGAGGTTGATTATGGCTGGCCAACCGTACATGGCATGGCAGCGCCCCTCCTCTCATGACTTGAGTTTACCAGAGAATAAAGGCAAAGTTCTCCTTGCGACTGGGGAATTTGTCTAA
- the ARF51F gene encoding ADP-ribosylation factor 6 (EggNog:ENOG503NYP1; COG:U), which yields MGAAFSMSSLFGKLFGSKEVRILMLGLDAAGKTTILYKLKLNQTMTTIPTVGFNVETFTYKNIKFNMWDVGGQDKIRPLWRHYYSGTQGLVFVVDSSDHARIDEARTELHRIINDREMADCLLLVFANKQDVDGAMKPNEVTEKLQLAKLKDKLWFVQPAIAIDGEGLTEGFGWLSDNIKKMPKYGGK from the exons ATGGGCGCCGCCTTTTCCATGTCGAGCCTTTTTGGCAAACTGTTCGGGTCCAAGGAAGTGCGCATTCTCATGCTGGGTCTCGATGCCGCTGGCAAGACCACCATTCTCTacaagctcaagctcaacCAGACCATGACCACCATCCCCACAGTCGGCTTCAACGTGGAGACCTTTACCTACAAAAACATCAAGTTCAACATGTGGGACGTTGGTGGCCAGGACAAGATTAGGCCTTTGTGGAGGCATTACTACAGCG GTACCCAGGGTCTGGTGTTCGTGGTAGACTCGTCAGATCACGCTCGTATCGACGAGGCGAGGACAGAACTCCATCGCATTATTAACGATCGTGAAATGGCGGATTGCTTGCTCCTGGTGTTTGCCAACAAGCAGGATGTTGACGGTG CCATGAAACCGAATGAAGTTACCGAGAAGCTCCAGCTCGCCAAACTCAAAGACAAGCTCTGGTTCGTGCAGCCTGCCATTGCCATCGATGGCGAGGGCTTGACCGAGGGCTTCGGCTGGTTATCGGATAATATCAAGAAGATGCCCAAGTATGGCGGGAAATGA
- a CDS encoding uncharacterized protein (EggNog:ENOG503PC0D), producing the protein MLGGGKTLAPPSGTRLRDRLSASFSSSPFSSPPPSVQLTPSSTPLAETSGSPSSNGANPQEEDVILFPKVYQDAWGAEDVSRSDIDRARIFLLRIVSMSGDTTAIDKLRAILADPSYNRTVPALAYAVQTLLYRNRHASFTVTPLLQAVRYMLLKARVPENPYTDRARAVLDFFFDPALQRNLSPLPPGELIRMLYPSGRLKVCIIGGGPTGLASAISLAERGRGKVEVHVWERRWIITPEGKVDYPATAKRRDQVVTLQDTVTNLLSPSSYEALFAGRPERVWPGSANIQIRKVEDRFLKHCQTEAFSGLIHLHAEGVTREELAAGKCGDFHVLLGTDGAASWVRKSYFDGYETERGKSYALGLAFDRGARNGLPWSQPLNMFLTLGQTRYLLNASDHDGRGYLNMQLTEEEWHKMVSVDGQPIHFGRPACLRRPDGSIPEGFDEGRVFAPSEDRNSPLWKAIEDGLKLFGFKESEVINVVRIPIVVQAVREGVHMLPLSDSSSVTRPHALVAVAGDAAMTVHFWPGRGLNSGIKAGIALGDEICHALRGGKFAGLELKAMKEYNDFIMKLQNREHDKRSIPILNLSGSPEMLGWLLDKARSVPDEVAIEWLVGAMVQLASRLEQRRDWHFPPEANIEPQIRIVLRQLHSQTLREMAVSFPWPTREMTGAEVLPIRSTKPMEKVAWLESVWKLLDRDSRKKDASRGASPGPANLYENMRMNAQRSKSPMRGRDLSPQRSLSPPGEMGNMAAQMEGLRMNGGLGITNSSCTVQRSAGTLSRRSAVKERVLPSPLSSVSSNDHWRHPNLSQNLDVPCMGGNGDRYQSPARRSRSPGPITVSPVSPDPAINLTRMLSVKRPPGSMFSDAMALALFRVDDDGRIQDVAAR; encoded by the exons atgttgggaggagggaagacTCTGGCCCCCCCAAGCGGTACCAGGTTGCGAGACCGCCTCAGCGCgagcttttcttcttcacccttctcatcaccacctccctctgtTCAACTCACACCTTCTTCCACCCCACTAGCCGAAACGAGCGGTAGCCCCTCCAGCAACGGTGCAAACCCTCAAGAGGAAGACGTCATTCTGTTCCCCAAAGTGTACCAAGATGCCTGGGGAGCTGAAGATGTCTCCCGGTCGGATATTGACCGAGCCCGCATCTTTCTCCTCCGAATCGTCTCAATGAGTGGCGACACTACCGCCATCGACAAGCTGAGAGCTATCCTTGCCGACCCTTCTTATAACAGGACCGTTCCCGCTCTCGCCTATGCCGTCCAGACTCTACTCTATCGCAACCGCCATGCGTCCTTTACCGTCACCCCGCTGCTCCAAGCCGTCCGGTACATGCTCCTCAAAGCTCGTGTGCCCGAGAACCCGTACACAGACCGTGCCCGAGCCGTGCTAGATTTCTTTTTCGACCCCGCCCTCCAGAGAAACCTCTCCCCGCTGCCGCCCGGAGAACTGATCAGGATGCTGTACCCTTCCGGTCGACTCAAGGTGTGCATCATCGGCGGCGGACCCACCGGCCTAGCATCCGCGATATCCCTCGCCGAGCGCGGCAGGGGTAAAGTCGAAGTCCACGTCTGGGAAAGGAGATGGATCATCACACCCGAAGGAAAGGTTGACTACCCTGCCACGGCCAAGAGAAGAGACCAGGTCGTGACACTGCAGGACACCGTCACCAATCTTCTGTCGCCAAGCTCGTATGAGGCTCTGTTCGCAGGCAGGCCGGAAAGAGTCTGGCCAGGGAGCGCCAATATCCAAATCAGAAAGGTGGAGGATCGGTTTCTCAAGCATTGCCAGACGGAGGCGTTTTCCGGGCTGATTCACTTGCATGCTGAGGGTGTGACTAGGGAGGAGCTGGCAGCTGGGAAGTGCGGTGATTTCCACGTGCTGTTGGGTACCGATGGCGCGGCGTCGTGGGTTAGAAAGAGTTATTTTGATGGGTACGAGACAGAAAGGGGTAAGAGTTATGCTCTGGGCTTGGCCTTTGACAGGGGCGCGAGAAATGGGCTTCCGTGGAGCCAACCCCTGAATATGTTTTTGACGTTGGGACAGACAAGGTATTTGCTCAACGCTAGTGATCATGACGGGAGAGGCTACCTCAACATGCAACtgaccgaggaggagtggCACAAGATGGTCAGCGTCGACGGACAACCGATTCACTTTGGCCGTCCGGCTTGTCTGAGAAGACCTGATGGAAGCATCCCCGAGGGCTTCGATGAGGGCAGGGTGTTTGCCCCTTCAGAGGACCGAAACTCGCCGTTGTGGAAAGCGATTGAGGATGGACTCAAGCTGTTCGGGTTCAAGGAGAGCGAGGTGATCAACGTGGTGCGGATTCCCATCGTGGTCCAAGCGGTGAGAGAAGGCGTCCATATGTTGCCGCTGTCAGACTCGTCATCAGTCACAAGGCCTCACGCTCTTGTTGCTGTAGCAGGCGACGCAGCCATGACTGTGCACTTTTGGCCAGGTCGTGGGTTGAACAGCGGCATCAAGGCTGGTATCGCTCTTGGTGATGAAATTTGCCATGCGCTGAGAGGTGGCAAATTTGCTGGCTTGGAGCTGAAGGCCATGAAGGAGTACAACGACTTCATCATGAAACTCCAGAATCGGGAACATGACAAGCGGAGTATCCCTATCCTGAATCTGTCAGGTTCGCCCGAGATGTTGGGTTGGCTGTTGGACAAGGCCAGGTCTGTTCCTGACGAGGTTGCTATTGAGTG GTTGGTAGGAGCCATGGTACAGCTTGCTAGCCGTCTTGAGCAACGTCGCGACTGGCACTTCCCTCCCGAGGCAAACATCGAACCACAGATCCGCATCGTTCTTCGGCAGCTTCACAGCCAGACCCTTCGTGAGATGGCTGTCAGTTTCCCCTGGCCGACTCGCGAAATGACAGGCGCCGAGGTTCTCCCCATTCGCTCGACTAAACCCATGGAGAAAGTCGCCTGGCTCGAAAGCGTTTGGAAGTTGTTGGACAGAGACAGCCGAAAGAAGGACGCCTCTCGAGGAGCCTCCCCCGGACCGGCAAACTTGTACGAGAATATGAGGATGAACGCACAAAGATCGAAATCGCCAATGAGGGGAAGGGACCTCAGCCCACAGCGGTCACTGTCGCCCCCGGGTGAGATGGGGAATATGGCTGCCCAGATGGAAGGTCTGAGGATGAACGGCGGCCTTGGGATCACCAATTCCAGTTGTACCGTGCAGCGATCTGCAGGCACTTTGAGCAGGCGAAGTGCCGTGAAAGAGAGGGTCCTGCCATCGCCTCTCTCATCAGTGAGTTCTAATGACCACTGGAGGCATCCAAATCTGTCCCAGAATTTGGACGTGCCTTGTATGGGTGGCAATGGAGACAGATATCAGTCTCCTGCTAGGCGTTCGAGGTCACCGGGCCCAATCACTGTCAGCCCAGTGTCACCAGACCCCGCCATCAACTTGACAAGAATGTTGAGCGTCAAGCGGCCTCCTGGGTCAATGTTTTCGGATGCTATGGCACTAGCGTTGTTTAGggtcgatgatgatggtcgTATTCAAGATGTTGCTGCTCGATAA
- a CDS encoding uncharacterized protein (COG:S; BUSCO:EOG09263817; EggNog:ENOG503P43I), with protein MSSRNRNSRGPNRNSGSTQGEEAAIWSNIKEELRTMIEGVNNSNDELRGILAQEKYISKSKSSKDSSSIDIGAEEAKLDALLRSGVKGADVSKQQIDSLIETVTILRALVKAKEDAESQSAGTSSLGSRERPSGLLSSGARSSSARGLGQREKEREREKEREREREREKDRDKDPGSVYEFDGAGDSPVPSPAGNHTRKLGGSVGGSDRSANRDSVPPRGDRDTPGKADSVPPDGGLGTGTALQRARNVFLRGQDVVFKPKPTTSADSTEWMLGKVQQVLGEGKSRRYKVQDADPDLPPDQRVEYRTSASSMIPLPPPGADLPELEKGKTVLALYPDSTMFYKAEVMGAEASTGKVSLRFEGEENSVTLQLVDRRFVVDFRN; from the coding sequence ATGTCTTCTCGGAACCGGAACTCGCGTGGGCCGAACCGGAACAGCGGCAGCACCCAAGGTGAAGAGGCCGCCATCTGGTCAAACATCAAAGAGGAGTTGCGCACCATGATTGAAGGAGTCAACAATAGCAACGATGAACTCAGAGGAATTCTAGCCCAGGAGAAGTACATTTCGAAATCCAAGTCATCCAAAGACAGCAGTTCCATTGATATCGGCGCTGAAGAGGCCAAGCTGGATGCCCTGCTCCGCAGTGGCGTTAAGGGCGCCGACGTGTCGAAGCAGCAGATTGATTCTCTCATCGAAACCGTCACCATTCTGCGGGCCTTGGTGAAGGCTAAGGAGGACGCCGAGTCCCAGTCTGCCGGGACGTCGAGCTTAGGGAGCAGGGAACGACCCAGCGGATTGCTCTCTAGTGGGGCCAGATCAAGCTCTGCGAGAGGTTTGGgccaaagagaaaaggaaagggagCGTGAAAAGGAGAGGGAACGTGAGAGAGAAAGGGAGAAGGACCGCGACAAAGATCCAGGATCTGTCTATGAATTTGATGGAGCTGGAGACTCGCCGGTTCCGTCTCCGGCTGGCAACCATACCCGGAAGCTGGGTGGGAGCGTTGGCGGGAGCGACAGGTCTGCCAACCGGGATAGTGTTCCCCCACGAGGAGATCGTGACACGCCAGGCAAGGCGGATAGCGTTCCCCCTGATGGCGGCTTGGGAACTGGAACGGCGCTGCAGCGAGCACGCAATGTGTTTCTACGAGGACAGGATGTGGTGTTCAagcccaaaccaaccaccagtGCGGACAGCACCGAGTGGATGTTGGGAAAGGTGCAGCAAGTTCTAGGCGAGGGCAAGTCACGACGATACAAGGTGCAGGATGCTGATCCGGACCTCCCACCAGACCAGAGGGTTGAATATCGCACTAGTGCCAGCAGTAtgatccccctccccccacctgGGGCTGATCTTCccgagctggagaagggaaAGACAGTGTTGGCGCTCTATCCAGATAGCACCATGTTTTACAAGGCTGAGGTCATGGGCGCGGAAGCGTCGACTGGAAAAGTAAGCTTGAGAtttgagggcgaggagaaCAGCGTGACGTTGCAACTGGTGGACCGCCGATTTGTGGTGGATTTTCGAAATTGA
- a CDS encoding uncharacterized protein (EggNog:ENOG502QRPA; COG:S) translates to MATDITQTEAETRDNFHQMMRNTFRSCAVATEPPYQIVGDSVRDPTCNCFGWAVWNSDWEDPTDTYTLLDKRKFYELPLNTPRQVGDVEVYRAPHYSGPTHAHKILDPANNVCASKQEDWAAITHDGALLTSHFPGDNRRFKYGDIAKLTRTSRSNRKIRKMDTEKTKSGKTQEKKRPAGALKKDSGTKRTKAAPATAKQGTKGAAPVKGATPGKTATPGQTATPGKTPTPGKTPTPTPGKTPTPTPGKTSTPTPGKTPTLTPGKTPTPGKTATPTPGKTSTPNKTTLPSKPAARK, encoded by the exons ATGGCTACTGATATCACACAGACGGAAGCCGAAACACGGGACAACTTTCACCAGATGATGCGAAATACTTTCCGATCATGTGCCGTCGCTACCGAGCCTCCTTATCAAATTGTCGGCGACAGTGTCAGAGACCCCACATGCAACTGCTTCGGATGGGCTGTTTGGAATTCAGACTGGGAAGACCCCACTGACACTTACACCCTCC TTGACAAGCGCAAGTTTTACGAGCTTCCATTGAATACCCCTCGCCAAGTCGGCGACGTTGAG GTGTACCGAGCACCGCACTACTCTGGACCGACGCATGCTCACAAGATCCTGGACCCGGCCAACAATGTATGCGCCTCCAAGCAGGAAGACTGGGCAGCCATCACACATGACGGCGCGCTTCTCACTTCCCATTTCCCTGGTGACAACCGCAGATTCAAGTATGGCGATATTGCCAAACT GACCCGAACTTCCCGATCCAATCGCAAGATTAGAAAAATGGATACCGAGAAGACCAAGTCGGGCAAGacacaagaaaagaagaggccGGCCGGCGCACTGAAGAAGGATAGCGGTACCAAGAGGACCAAGGCAGCACCCGCAACTGCTAAACAA GGCACGAagggcgccgcccctgtCAAGGGTGCGACTCCCGGAAAGACTGCTACCCCTGGTCAAACTGCTACGCCCGGCAAGACTCCTACTCCCGGCAAGACTCCTACTCCTACTCCCGGCAAGACTCCTACTCCTACTCCCGGCAAGACTTCTACTCCTACTCCCGGCAAAACTCCTACTCTTACTCCCGGCAAGACTCCTACTCCCGGCAAGACTGCCACTCCTACTCCCGGCAAGACTTCCACTCCCAACAAGACCACTTTGCCATCCAAACCGGCTGCGAGAAAGTAA
- a CDS encoding uncharacterized protein (EggNog:ENOG503PGI5), with translation MLSNVVLVLGLAASGILGQITLTPSTVRTGRPGLPTETQTVTATVTKTETDVKTTTATATSTLTLPAPPASTVSVTVVRTITTVSTTTATATRTITSATTAVSTVKQTITATVTQTSTSTLTKPCGAACPTITQTATACRSCFVPQCTTTSVLTRPCGCDGPLPTAAISFPCSDPNACNNIGCTTVYAIQTARC, from the exons ATGCTTTCCAACGTTGTTCTTGTCCTCGGTCTCGCCGCCAG CGGCATTCTCGGTCAAATTACCCTGACACCATCCACCGTCAGGACTGGTCGGCCTGGTCTTCCAACAGAAACACAGACTGTGACGGCTACTGTCACCAAGACCGAGACCGATGTCAAGACCAcaacagcgacagcgacgtCAACACTCACCCTTCccgctcctccagcttccacCGTCAGTGTTACTGTCGtccgcaccatcaccactgtCAGCACCACGACGGCAACTGCCACCCGCACCATCACAAGCGCCACCACTGCTGTATCGACCGTCAAGCAAACCATCACCGCCACTGTGACGCAAACCTCGACTTCGACTCTCACCAAGCCGTGTGGTGCGGCCTGCCCCACGATCACCCAGACGGCCACGGCGTGCAGAAGCTGCTTCGTCCCTCAGTGCACCACCACGTCCGTTCTGACCCGTCCTTGCGGATGTGACGGTCCTCTTCCCACGGCGGCCATTTCGTTCCCTTGCTCTGATCCCAACGCGTGCAACAACATCGGGTGCACCACTGTGTATGCCATTCAAACCGCCAGGTGCTAG
- a CDS encoding uncharacterized protein (COG:S; EggNog:ENOG503NUA9) encodes MTTTGTGQQSASASDPTSDGRTFQDPKKYLLPNDKQEKERLAKQHPAARVTGIDIDSITPAITPVPSNCTFQSNIDAQDGPWSFTPDTKFDFVHFRMILSCFTQPTQVFRSVYENLAPGGYVEIQDLCVEIHSPDGSASGTSFEKIVDLFNQGSLKSGISMTKSKNYKKWLQEIGFVDVEERLAEPGLPTTGWHENERDREIGEMGSVSIQTFIRKGMPAYLRAAGLDEAGLQELTEKAVAELKSGEVRAYYPFYVVYGRKPLD; translated from the exons ATGACCACAACCGGGACTGGACAGCAGAGCGCATCCGCGTCTGACCCAACGAGCGATGGACGAACATTTCAAGACCCCAAAA AGTATCTGTTGCCAAATGATAagcaggaaaaggaacgccTCG CAAAACAACACCCAGCTGCCCGCGTCACCGGCATAGACATCGACAGCATCACCCCCGCCATCACTCCCGTCCCCTCCAACTGCACCTTTCAAAGCAACATTGACGCCCAAGACGGCCCCTGGTCCTTCACCCCGGACACCAAATTCGACTTTGTCCACTTCCGCATGATCCTCAGCTGCTTCACCCAGCCCACGCAGGTCTTCCGATCCGTCTACGAGAACCTCGCCCCCGGAGGCTACGTCGAGATTCAAGACCTCTGCGTCGAGATCCACTCCCCAGACGGCTCCGCCTCGGGCACGTCGTTTGAAAAGATTGTTGATCTGTTCAACCAGGGTTCCCTCAAGTCTGGTATCAGCATGACCAAGTCCAAAAACTACAAGAAGTGGCTTCAGGAGATTGGATTtgtggatgtggaggagCGGCTGGCGGAGCCGGGCTTGCCGACGACGGGATGGCATGAGAATGAGAGGGATAGGGAGATTGGCGAGATGGGGAGTGTCTCGATTCAGACATTCATCCGAAAGGGAATGCCGGCTTATTTGAGGGCTGCGGGGTTGGACGAGGCTGGTCTCCAGGAGCTGACGGAGAAGGCGGTGGCCGAGTTGAAGagtggtgaggtgagggcgTATTATCCTTT CTATGTCGTTTATGGCAGGAAGCCTTTGGATTGA